A genomic window from Lineus longissimus chromosome 17, tnLinLong1.2, whole genome shotgun sequence includes:
- the LOC135501618 gene encoding protein transport protein Sec16A-like isoform X2 — MSNPWDMQGANQNPGTGQVQMFDPTKFQGTPTAGPQGEGNQNQIPNNTAPVDEGNGWDDSAWNWGNEDQQQTGDLGDSYQGTDQNSYQTNNPYNYQLHDPNDPNSYQATVTDPNSYQWNQDSNAQQGWNNGQDLQNVNQNQWGQHQGQGHVDPNANNSGNPGYAPQTHLDQDSFSQGTGQNLDGSQQANFYQSSFNNQEAFSHGALAPGDENEDSGTVSTMFGGGDDDVVYDDSGAHMGGQSDVPSGAQDGFGAGMNRMQDIALDDEQSVHRQDSIPFGMSGLQGDNHANSPFANAPHTASPFDSIGQNSQPGLAYGDGELGQNLSHSRQSSQGNANFTVGSGPPSAAHSRQNSMGQPQMYGGQQNQPDVLGNTAPVGGDQNSGVPLYNPAAIGQTDQQQNTSAVQFYNPSGARTASQTTSPEMTPLSPEARSTGSTEDSLPGSQAGHFPFLSHDRQERPQSVGSNRSTEGSIKSSSSLRGHVHPFQGEFRNSPQQGMTPPHVMSPVAASMSSKASSRGTSPTMQELQHVPTKHEPSKLAQDNLYRSRSSPRFGGKTQPMPGQGLGSLTESDNESENRSVQSPANISGSQPQPPPTQFDNTQVSGQANPDASQPAMMDSFSAGGQDQWGQKPQGGDQDQQVLQTNQDPLQQSYGSDGSFVQQMSAGSIDHSQPDQALAGHQQWPRQDHSQTAQQSNPHQQLNHPQSAQQLFTPHNDVQSQPHAQQMFGQAQSHEPPAIQMFAQQGGPQQQPQTAQQMFDQNSPPAHQTGPQSTHEYFNPGSQQAQSSQLFNPGPAFQHGDPQQYVKPNENPSMHRDQTTQQYFSPDGQKRVEGHTTAQQMFNQPGQQSHPQQPQMVSPQQQQEPAHQVPQAAPNQHQQTSSNPQQPQNDSRQHQLDPQLQHDAHHGPQSSLSQPHQSPPATHSNAPRSFPQTLEHQHTQDKLIAQSPIMTSPLTSHPNSPFRPVRSRTKSGSSDVSTASADMPGMKGQMYLTGGVPHPEGQQSLPDYRRGSRDSMPGDDRMPVPKDTGLIDPLRRQYHGQREGTMSPATTLWENPEPAAAVTLAPAAPPTPKHTSNPEMSADQFVQPYSQPGRVVPPNAPLPVSSDLMKPPVVGMNPLPNIPPLNTQPNDKASMFQPPTSQSMQQTNQPASRGYQQEPASQGFQPQFGQSNMPGTQPVHSVNQGGPPQPTNDAGQLPPNQGSRQHSVQGVQQPGSQPGYQPHMVPPQAKENIQHQQFQGSPAAASRGNHPAPGQAEMPSMSSQPGVPPVSSQPGMPSSGHANIENTVQQGSPPEPDHQNPYQQSQMQHPDKRDYQRPGEKYQQNPPQRVTQNEPQRYPQNVSGQPGTQYPPNSQPGPQYQQTTPHNAPSQPQYGQLNQVDPHSQVPARYERTPEQSQYGKTNQLDPHSQGPAPHERTPEQTEPAKPNFDTSNMPTPIKDETGMNPVANMPSTPLRAAVGHEQVRPSPATSTPASKDRPAQNQDLTPDNPVPDPYGNRTQDRSLYSDDPRYRDDPRYRDDPRYRDDPRYQTPKDRGDPQQRADPNYSDPRHNRYRDPREYDYNRPPSRTQSFRDVDPYGRELQKDQYGYYERPRSRQGSEDGVDPQTSGKTREDRPASRQVRERDDYSDYYRRDYERKYSIDYGYDYRDYNRSYYDDPYYEDYYRRVERYNRGYYDELRSYYGQQPATQDENQRYYDYYRRASQTGYDQYDRQSQHSRGATPGPEDQYDRYSRPQTPGHAPHSRPSSRQGYPGSRPSSRQDFYDPRDNSFRPEPRHDVAPFHPYRELPSPYYGSQSSSQQGSRPGSRTSFTSYDYEDFMRTYNQYGSRPGSRQSYGQEYGQDYNQAYNQSYNGSYQEPGAWPDQAGTGTEEPKGRMTPAKFAIPHVVARFGPCGQLIKVLPNRPSDGQPACVEVHEVENMYNSQYSDADILKSFPGPLIKGETHKNDVLAFCHMKARHCHENVAMVDRESAELIWKYLELLIKQNGTVLGCDISDLLLEGHEPTSQEYHRTGIPIPEQTLLSQDHQDGATEPTGTVVADRSIINKVSSAPSVDEITDRFRHLLLYGRKKDALEWASKHHLWGHALFLASKMDNRTHANIMTRFANNSMKMNDPLQTLYQLMSGRQPAAVTCISDNRWGDWRPHIAMILSNNSNKPELDRKSIAQLGDTLAARGCLHASHFCYLMAHQPFGTYHKKTSKIVLVGSSHNLALEDFATNEAIQCTEVYEYAQGLGNPQFSLPFFQTYKYLYATRLAESGLSQEALMYVEIISKSIVRSPGRFTPVLVRLVYDLGNRLKYSDPQRLHAADDTEDPYWLIQLQKVCQGFEEGTIQPISGSATPAFGSTTTESEQGDGAAYGHDGQVAQYGGQDQQGGYTNYDQTGQQQTSDGQQQQYQGYYQSQDGANQDPNQQYQQQQQQWSVDEYGNYYDPNAYTQQQQQWGDMQQQQQQQYGADQTDGTEAQTGQDVDLKASMNSQYTAVSGTSEETEDHLGESTSTFDYYGASTQQFSSSATNKQMQAARAQEVERIRRDSARSNRSRTSSGSTMGGVESFGGSMNRNAEVQIQESWSPLQRPRRSSGHSRSRTNSSGQPSPPYSAENSPYNTTQGNAPYSPGSIGQLSPLFTFGRKQFPQSPAGQNSQPSSPTRKNFGDFAAGSGAQSGIEDKTPSPATPSKPTEPKEQKPQKSGGGIFGSIFNKLPSFRGKNQMILPDEKNPAITWDPVNKRWSSKDGGEEDAAPAAPPPKDSDLKPTVPAFGASAPTPGQAPAAYTGAPPMGNRFSRQKSRGARGQYVDVMNPSQSSATPFVPPNLFNVMPSTSSTAKPANIFMPPTVPTEGAEGREQTTTHPQVANPTSEPTTPSEQPAPSMGNNLMPPQSKELSRSSSASSLAQEVQNITLVQQHQAAAPAPAPQGGVPPQTGPPTAGGLPAMFNPAQFSHSQQPAYGAGPGRAGPRYGQRRAYPK, encoded by the exons ATGAGTAACCCATGGGACATGCAAGGCGCCAATCAGAACCCAGGAACAGGTCAGGTTCAGATGTTTGACCCTACAAAGTTCCAGGGAACACCAACAGCTGGACCCCAGGGAGAAGGCAATCAGAATCAAATTCCTAACAACACTGCACCAGTGGATGAAGGGAATGGATGGGATGATTCTGCGTGGAATTGGGGCAATGAGGACCAGCAACAAACTGGAGATCTGGGTGATAGTTATCAGGGGACAGACCAAAACAGTTACCAGACAAATAACCCCTATAATTATCAACTACATGACCCCAATGATCCAAATAGTTACCAAGCTACTGTGACTGATCCCAATAGTTATCAGTGGAACCAGGACTCGAATGCCCAGCAGGGTTGGAACAATGGGCAGGATTTGCAAAATGTGAATCAGAATCAATGGGGTCAGcatcagggtcaaggtcatgttGACCCAAATGCAAACAATTCGGGCAATCCCGGTTATGCTCCCCAAACACATTTGGACCAGGATAGCTTTAGCCAGGGTACTGGTCAGAATCTAGATGGAAGCCAGCAGGCAAACTTTTACCAAAGTTCTTTCAATAATCAAGAGGCTTTCTCCCATGGTGCATTAGCTCCTGGTGATGAGAATGAAGACTCAGGGACAGTTTCCACTATGTTTGGTGGTGGTGATGACGATGTTGTTTATGATGACTCGGGGGCCCATATGGGTGGTCAGTCTGATGTGCCAAGTGGGGCCCAGGACGGGTTTGGTGCTGGAATGAATCGGATGCAGGATATAGCATTAGATGATGAACAGTCTGTACACAGACAGGATAGTATACCTTTTGGCATGTCTGGACTACAAGGTGATAACCATGCAAATTCTCCATTTGCTAATGCGCCACATACCGCATCACCATTTGATTCTATCGGACAGAATAGCCAGCCTGGATTAGCTTACGGTGATGGTGAATTGGGTCAGAATCTATCACATAGCAGGCAGAGCAGCCAGGGGAATGCTAACTTCACAGTTGGGTCTGGTCCCCCAAGCGCTGCCCATAGTCGCCAGAATTCAATGGGCCAACCACAGATGTATGGAGGACAGCAAAACCAACCTGATGTCCTTGGAAATACTGCTCCTGTTGGTGGAGATCAGAATTCAGGTGTTCCCTTGTATAACCCTGCTGCGATTGGACAAACAGATCAGCAACAGAACACTAGCGCTGTTCAATTTTACAATCCTTCAGGCGCTCGTACAGCCTCTCAAACGACTAGTCCAGAAATGACTCCTCTTTCTCCTGAAGCGAGGAGTACTGGCTCAACTGAGGATTCTCTCCCTGGTTCGCAGGCAGGACATTTCCCTTTCCTCAGCCATGATAGGCAGGAAAGGCCACAATCAGTTGGCTCTAATCGTAGCACTGAAGGTTCAATCAAAAGTAGCAGTTCTCTTCGAGGTCATGTACATCCTTTTCAAGGGGAGTTCAGGAATTCGCCCCAACAGGGTATGACACCACCACATGTCATGTCACCGGTCGCTGCGTCTATGAGTAGCAAGGCCAGCAGTCGGGGAACGAGTCCAACAATGCAAGAGTTACAGCACGTGCCTACGAAACATGAACCATCAAAGCTGGCCCAGGATAACCTGTACAGGTCAAGGAGCAGTCCAAGGTTTGGTGGGAAAACTCAACCAATGCCAGGACAGGGTTTAGGATCGTTAACAGAGTCCGATAATGAGAGTGAGAATAGGAGTGTTCAATCCCCTGCCAACATTAGTGGGTCACAGCCTCAGCCACCACCGACTCAGTTTGATAATACACAAGTCAGTGGACAAGCGAACCCAGATGCGTCTCAGCCTGCGATGATGGATAGCTTTAGTGCTGGTGGGCAGGATCAGTGGGGGCAGAAACCACAAGGTGGAGACCAGGATCAACAGGTTCTGCAAACAAACCAAGACCCTCTGCAACAAAGCTATGGCAGTGATGGTTCGTTTGTGCAACAGATGTCAGCTGGTAGTATAGACCATTCACAGCCTGATCAAGCTCTGGCTGGTCACCAGCAGTGGCCACGACAAGATCATTCGCAGACTGCTCAGCAAAGTAACCCACATCAGCAACTCAATCATCCTCAAAGTGCACAGCAGCTGTTCACTCCACACAATGATGTTCAGAGTCAACCGCATGCTCAGCAAATGTTTGGACAAGCCCAGAGTCATGAGCCACCAGCAATACAGATGTTTGCTCAGCAAGGTGGACCTCAGCAACAGCCGCAAACTGCTCAGCAGATGTTTGATCAGAACAGTCCACCTGCTCATCAAACAGGTCCACAGAGCACTCACGAGTACTTTAATCCTGGATCCCAGCAAGCTCAGTCGTCACAGTTGTTTAACCCTGGCCCTGCTTTTCAGCATGGTGATCCACAGCAGTACGTCAAACCTAATGAGAATCCATCAATGCACCGTGACCAGACGACACAGCAATACTTCAGTCCTGATGGCCAAAAGAGAGTTGAGGGACATACTACTGCCCAGCAGATGTTCAACCAACCTGGACAGCAGAGTCATCCTCAGCAACCACAAATGGTCAGTCCCCAGCAGCAGCAGGAACCTGCTCATCAAGTTCCCCAAGCAGCACCCAATCAACATCAGCAGACTTCATCTAATCCTCAACAACCGCAAAATGATTCGAGGCAACATCAGCTGGACCCTCAATTACAACATGATGCTCATCATGGACCTCAGTCGTCACTGAGTCAGCCCCATCAGTCTCCTCCTGCGACTCATTCGAATGCTCCCCGCTCATTCCCCCAGACATTAGAACATCAACACACTCAAGACAAGCTCATTGCTCAAAGCCCGATTATGACAAGTCCACTGACGTCTCATCCTAACAGTCCATTTAGGCCAGTTAGGTCACGTACGAAAAGTGGGAGCTCTGatgtctcaactgcttcagccGACATGCCGGGGATGAAGGGTCAGATGTATCTCACAGGTGGTGTTCCACATCCAGAGGGGCAACAGTCGTTACCGGACTACAGGAGAGGCAGTAGAGACTCCATGCCTGGGGATGATCGGATGCCAGTTCCGAAGGATACTGGACTGATTGATCCTCTGCGACGCCAGTATCACGGCCAGAGGGAAGGGACAATGTCCCCAGCAACGACACTATGGGAGAACCCTGAGCCTGCTGCTGCAGTGACGTTGGCCCCAGCTGCGCCACCTACGCCAAAACATACATCGAATCCTGAAATGTCTGCGGATCAGTTTGTGCAACCTTATAGCCAACCAGGTAGAGTGGTGCCTCCAAATGCACCACTGCCTGTCAGCAGTGACTTGATGAAGCCGCCTGTCGTTGGCATGAATCCACTCCCGAATATACCTCCGCTGAATACACAGCCAAATGATAAAGCTAGCATGTTTCAACCTCCTACAAGTCAAAGCATGCAGCAGACAAACCAGCCTGCGAGTCGTGGCTACCAGCAGGAACCAGCTAGTCAAGGTTTCCAACCACAATTCGGTCAGTCTAATATGCCTGGGACTCAACCTGTTCATTCTGTAAACCAAGGCGGTCCACCACAGCCGACCAATGATGCTGGACAGCTCCCTCCTAATCAGGGTAGTCGGCAGCATTCGGTCCAGGGTGTCCAGCAGCCAGGAAGCCAACCGGGTTATCAGCCACACATGGTGCCACCTCAGGCAAAAGAGAATATACAACACCAACAGTTTCAAGGAAGCCCGGCTGCGGCAAGTCGGGGCAATCATCCGGCTCCTGGCCAGGCTGAGATGCCATCCATGTCCAGTCAGCCTGGAGTGCCACCTGTAAGCAGTCAGCCTGGTATGCCATCTTCAGGTCATGCCAATATAGAGAACACGGTTCAGCAGGGGTCACCACCTGAACCTGATCATCAAAATCCCTATCAACAGAGTCAAATGCAGCATCCTGATAAAAGAGACTACCAGAGACCCGGTGAAAAGTATCAGCAGAATCCACCCCAGAGAGTGACACAGAACGAGCCGCAGAGATACCCGCAGAATGTATCGGGTCAACCTGGTACTCAGTACCCACCGAATAGCCAACCTGGTCCGCAGTATCAGCAGACAACTCCCCACAATGCTCCTAGTCAGCCGCAGTATGGCCAGCTGAACCAAGTTGATCCTCATTCCCAGGTCCCTGCCAGATATGAGCGCACACCTGAACAGTCGCAGTACGGCAAAACAAACCAGTTGGATCCTCATTCCCAGGGTCCAGCGCCACACGAGCGGACTCCTGAGCAGACAGAGCCAGCGAAGCCAAACTTTGATACCTCAAACATGCCAACGCCTATCAAAGATGAAACAGGGATGAATCCAGTGGCGAATATGCCCTCAACGCCACTGCGGGCTGCTGTAGGACACGAGCAGGTGCGTCCGAGCCCTGCTACATCAACCCCAGCCTCCAAAGACAGACCAGCACAGAATCAGGATCTCACCCCTGATAATCCTGTTCCTGACCCATACGGCAATAGAACACAGGATCGGTCACTTTATTCAGATGATCCGAGGTACAGAGATGACCCGAGGTACAGAGATGACCCAAGATACAGGGATGATCCACGGTACCAGACACCCAAGGACCGTGGAGATCCACAGCAGAGAGCTGATCCTAACTACAGTGATCCAAGACACAATAG ATATCGAGATCCAAGAGAATATGACTACAATCGTCCCCCGAGCCGCACACAGTCGTTCCGTGACGTGGACCCTTATGGGAGGGAGCTGCAAAAGGACCAGTATGGTTACTATGAGAGACCCAGGTCAAGACAAG GTTCTGAGGATGGTGTGGACCCACAGACATCAGGAAAAACTCGCGAGGACCGCCCTGCCTCGAGGCAGGTCCGTGAACGCGATGACTATTCTGATTATTATCGAAGGGATTATGAGAGAAAATATAGTATTG ATTACGGATATGACTATCGAGACTATAACCGTAGTTATTACGACGACCCGTATTATGAGGATTACTACCGCCGTGTGGAGAGGTATAACCGTGGCTATTATGATGAGTTGAGATCGTATTATGGTCAGCAACCAGCCACACAAGATGAGAACCAAAG ataCTACGATTATTATCGACGTGCAAGCCAAACTGGTTATGACCAGTATGACCGGCAGAGCCAGCACTCTCGTGGCGCCACCCCTGGGCCAGAGGATCAGTATGACAG ATACTCGCGGCCACAGACTCCGGGTCATGCGCCACATTCAAGACCCAGCAGTCGCCAGGGTTATCCTGGCTCGCGACCCAGCAGTCGACAAGATTTCTATGATCCCCGTGATAATTCATTCCGCCCTGAACCCAGGCATGATGTGGCGCCGTTTCATCCGTACAGAGAGCT ACCATCGCCGTACTACGGCTCTCAGTCGAGCAGCCAGCAAGGTTCTCGACCGGGTAGCCGCACGAGTTTCACCTCGTATGATTATGAGGATTTCATGAG AACGTACAACCAGTATGGATCCCGCCCGGGCAGCCGACAAAGCTATGGGCAAGAGTACGGGCAGGACTATAACCAGGCCTATAACCAGTCGTACAATGGGTCGTACCAGGAGCCTGGCGCATGGCCTGACCAGGCCGGCACTG GTACAGAAGAACCCAAGGGCCGCATGACGCCAGCAAAGTTTGCCATTCCCCACGTTGTTGCCCGATTTGGCCCGTGTGGTCAGCTGATCAAGGTACTCCCCAACCGCCCCTCTGACGGACAGCCAGCATGCGTGGAGGTTCACGAGGTCGAGAATATGTACAACTCGCAATACAGTGATGCGGATATATTGAAATCATTCCCTGGACCTCTGATCAA GGGTGAGACTCACAAGAATGATGTGCTGGCGTTCTGCCACATGAAAGCTCGTCACTGCCATGAGAATGTCGCCATGGTGGACAGAGAGTCTGCCGAGCTCATATGGAAGTATCTGGAACTGCTTATCAAGCAAAATGGA ACGGTGCTTGGATGTGATATCTCGGACCTCCTTCTTGAGGGCCATGAACCCACGTCACAGGAATATCATCGGACAGGCATACCAATACCGGAGCAAACCTTGTTGTCACAAGACCATCAAGATGGCGCCACTGAACCAACAGGGACAGTCGTTGCCGATCGGTCGATTATAAACAAAGTCTCATCTGCACCATCAGTGGATGAAATCACAGATCGTTTCAGACATTTACTCTTATACGGACGGAAGAAGGATGCGCTGGAATGGGCATCAAAGCATCATCTGTGGGGGCATGCGCTGTTCTTAGCATCGAAGATGGACAATAGGACTCATGCTAATATTATGACAAG GTTTGCTAATAATTCCATGAAAATGAACGACCCGTTACAGACGTTGTATCAGTTGATGTCGGGAAGACAACCAGCAGCCGTCACTTGTATCTCAGACAACCGCTGGGGCGACTGGAGACCTCATATTGCCATGATTTTGTCTAATAACTCCAACAAGCCTGAGTTGGATAGGAAAAGTATTGCTCAACTTGGAGATACTTTAG CTGCCCGTGGTTGCCTACACGCCAGTCACTTCTGCTATCTGATGGCCCACCAGCCATTCGGGACGTACCATAAAAAGACGTCAAAGATCGTCCTGGTTGGATCTAGTCATAACCTGGCCTTAGAGGACTTCGCCACGAATGAAGCCATCCAGTGTACAGAGGTGTACGAATATGCACAGGGACTGGGCAATCCTCAATTCTCGCTGCCATTCTTTCAGACTTATAAATACCTGTATGCCACACGACTGGCTGAAAGTGGTCTTTCACAAGAG GCATTGATGTACGTAGAGATCATCTCGAAGAGTATAGTGCGGAGTCCAGGGAGGTTTACACCAGTCCTTGTACGCCTTGTCTATGAT CTTGGCAATCGGTTAAAGTACAGTGATCCACAGCGTCTCCATGCAGCAGATGACACCGAGGACCCCTACTGGCTGATACAGCTACAGAAAGTGTGTCAGGGTTTTGAGGAGGGTACGATACAGCCTATCTCGGGGTCGGCCACGCCGGCTTTTGGCTCCACAACGACGGAGAGTGAGCAAGGTGACGGTGCTGCTTACGGCCATGACGGGCAGGTGGCGCAATATGGTGGTCAGGATCAGCAGGGTG GTTATACGAACTATGACCAGACAGGCCAGCAGCAGACGTCTGACGGACAGCAACAGCAATATCAGGGGTATTATCAAAGTCAAGATGGTGCTAATCAGG ATCCTAACCAGCAGTAtcagcaacagcaacaacaatggTCTGTCGACGAGTATGGCAACTACTACGACCCAAACGCATAcactcaacaacaacaacaatggggTGAcatgcaacaacaacaacaacaacagtatgGCGCTGATCAGACTGATGGGACAGAAGCGCAGACAGGTCAGGACGTGGACTTGAAAGCTAGCATGAACTCGCAGTATACGGCCGTGTCGGGAACCAGTGAGGAGACGGAGGATCACCTCGGGGAGTCGACGAGCACGTTTGATTACTATGGCGCATCAACGCAACAG TTCTCGTCGTCTGCtacaaataaacaaatgcaagCTGCCAGGGCCCAAGAAGTGGAACGAATCCGACGAGACTCAGCACGCTCTAATCGCTCGAGGACGTCTAGTGGCTCCACCATGGGGGGAGTGGAGTCATTCGGTGGCAGCATGAACCGCAACGCAGAG GTTCAGATCCAAGAGTCGTGGTCACCCCTACAGCGCCCCCGCAGAAGTTCGGGTCATTCTCGGTCCCGGACCAACTCATCGGGGCAACCTAGCCCACCCTACAGTGCAGAGAACTCACCCTACAACACGACGCAGGGGAATGCCCCATACAGTCCAGGATCTATCGGCCAGCTCAGTCCCCTGTTTACCTTTGGAAGAAAGCAGTTCCCTCAG AGTCCAGCCGGCCAAAATTCTCAACCCTCGTCTCCAACGAGAAAGAACTTTGGTGACTTCGCTGCAGGATCCGGTGCACAGTCCGGTATCGAGGACAAGACACCATCACCGGCGACACCATCCAAGCCGACAGAACCCAAGGAGCAGAAGCCTCAGAAAAGTGGAGGGGGAATCTTTGGAAGCATTTTCAACAAGTTGCCTTCATTTCGGGGCAAGAACCAAATGATTCTGCCTGATGAGAAAAATCCTGCC ATCACATGGGATCCTGTGAATAAGCGCTGGAGCAGTAAAGATGGTGGTGAGGAGGACGCAGCCCCTGCTGCTCCACCACCTAAGGACTCAGATCTCAAAC CTACTGTCCCTGCATTTGGTGCATCGGCGCCGACCCCAGGACAGGCGCCAGCCGCATATACTGGGGCGCCGCCAATGGGGAACAGGTTCTCGAGACAGAAATCACGAG GAGCTCGGGGCCAGTATGTGGATGTAATGAACCCCAGTCAGTCCTCAGCTACCCCATTCGTGCCACCCAACCTCTTCAATGTGATGCCTAGCACATCTAGCACGGCCAAGCCTGCTAATATCTTCATGCCACCTACAG TGCCAACCGAAGGAGCAGAAGGTAGAGAGCAGACAACCACCCACCCGCAGGTCGCCAATCCAACATCAGAGCCGACCACCCCGTCAGAGCAGCCAGCGCCATCTATGGGCAACAATCTCATGCCGCCACAGTCAAAAGAG TTGTCGCGTTCAAGTTCGGCGAGCTCCCTAGCCCAGGAGGTCCAAAACATAACACTG